One window of the Oncorhynchus gorbuscha isolate QuinsamMale2020 ecotype Even-year linkage group LG17, OgorEven_v1.0, whole genome shotgun sequence genome contains the following:
- the LOC124001142 gene encoding serine/threonine-protein phosphatase 2A 56 kDa regulatory subunit gamma isoform-like isoform X4, with the protein MLTCNKAGIRMVVDAPNSNGPFQPVALMHFRDCAPAEQEKLFVQKLRQCCVLFDFLSDPLSDLKWKEVKRAALSEMVEYITHNRNVITEPIYPEVVHVFAVNMFRTLPPSSNPTGAEFDPEEDEPTLEAAWPHLQLVYEFFLRFLESPDFQPNIAKKYIDQKFVMQLLDLFDSEDPRERDFLKTTLHRIYGKFLGLRAYIRKHINNIFYRFIYETEHHNGIAELLEILGSIINGFALPLKEEHKIFLLKVLLPLHKVKSLSVYHPQLAYCVVQFLEKDSTLTEPVVMALLKYWPKTHSPKEVMFLNELEEILDVIEPSEFVKVMEPLFRQLAKCVSSPHFQVAERALYYWNNEYIMSLISDNAAKILPIMFPALYRNSKTHWNKTIHGLIYNALKLFMEMNQKLFDDCTQQFRAEKNKEKAKSKDREEAWIKIENLAKSNPQVCVCVCVCVRVRDTQQCVHAWHLKS; encoded by the exons actgTGCTCCGGCAGAGCAGGAGAAGCTGTTTGTGCAGAAGCTGCGCCAGTGCTGCGTGCTCTTTGACTTCCTGTCGGACCCACTAAGTGACCTGAAATGGAAGGAGGTGAAGCGGGCGGCGCTGAGCGAGATGGTGGAGTACATCACGCACAACCGGAATGTCATCACAGAGCCCATCTACCCAGAGGTGGTGCACGTG TTTGCGGTGAACATGTTCCGAACGTTGCCTCCGTCGTCCAACCCCACAGGAGCAGAGTTCGACCCCGAGGAGGACGAGCCTACACTTGAGGCTGCATGGCCACATCTCCAG CTCGTCTACGAATTTTTCCTTCGGTTTTTAGAATCTCCTGACTTTCAACCGAACATAGCGAAGAAGTACATCGACCAGAAGTTTGTGATGCAG CTTTTAGACCTGTTTGACAGTGAAGACCCACGGGAGAGGGACTTCCTCAAAACAACTCTCCACAGGATATATGGGAAGTTCCTGGGACTACGGGCCTACATCAGAAAACACATCAATAATATATTTTATAG GTTTATCTATGAGACTGAGCACCATAATGGAATAGCAGAATTACTGGAGATACTTGGAAG TATAATCAATGGGTTTGCCTTACCACTAAAAGAGGAGCACAAGATATTCCTTTTAAAGGTCCTGTTGCCTTTGCACAAAGTCAAATCACTTAGTGTCTACCATCCGCAG TTGGCATACTGTGTGGTGCAGTTTCTAGAGAAGGACAGCACTCTCACTGAACCA GTGGTCATGGCCCTTCTGAAATACTGGCCCAAGACTCACTCCCCCAAAGAGGTGATGTTCCTTAACGAGCTGGAGGAGATTCTAGACGTCATCGAGCCATCCGAGTTCGTCAAGGTCATGGAGCCACTGTTCAGGCAGCTGGCCAAGTGTGTGTCCAGCCCACACTTCCAG GTAGCAGAGAGAGCTCTGTACTACTGGAACAACGAGTACATCATGAGTCTGATCAGCGACAACGCAGCCAAGATCCTGCCCATCATGTTCCCGGCGCTCTACCGCAACTCCAAGACCCACTGGAACAA gACCATCCATGGCCTCATCTACAACGCTCTCAAGCTCTTCATGGAGATGAACCAGAAGTTGTTTGATGACTGCACACAGCAGTTCAGAGCAGAGAAAAACAA AGAGAAGGCCAAGTCAAAAGACCGGGAAGAGGCTTGGATAAAGATTGAGAACCTTGCCAAATCCAacccacag gtgtgtgtgtgtgtgtgtgtgtgtgtgagggtgaggGACACACAGCAGTGTGTACATGCGTGGCATCTAAAGAGCTGA
- the LOC124001142 gene encoding serine/threonine-protein phosphatase 2A 56 kDa regulatory subunit gamma isoform-like isoform X5 yields the protein MLTCNKAGIRMVVDAPNSNGPFQPVALMHFRDCAPAEQEKLFVQKLRQCCVLFDFLSDPLSDLKWKEVKRAALSEMVEYITHNRNVITEPIYPEVVHVFAVNMFRTLPPSSNPTGAEFDPEEDEPTLEAAWPHLQLVYEFFLRFLESPDFQPNIAKKYIDQKFVMQLLDLFDSEDPRERDFLKTTLHRIYGKFLGLRAYIRKHINNIFYRFIYETEHHNGIAELLEILGSIINGFALPLKEEHKIFLLKVLLPLHKVKSLSVYHPQLAYCVVQFLEKDSTLTEPVVMALLKYWPKTHSPKEVMFLNELEEILDVIEPSEFVKVMEPLFRQLAKCVSSPHFQVAERALYYWNNEYIMSLISDNAAKILPIMFPALYRNSKTHWNKTIHGLIYNALKLFMEMNQKLFDDCTQQFRAEKNKEKAKSKDREEAWIKIENLAKSNPQVCVCSLIRVDSTGLNSPVAMASDGPLTYEEVHRLKKTNGRSRPDQRKDRPMMRRKSDLPQDIYTAKALETRRRADVMITTRDGL from the exons actgTGCTCCGGCAGAGCAGGAGAAGCTGTTTGTGCAGAAGCTGCGCCAGTGCTGCGTGCTCTTTGACTTCCTGTCGGACCCACTAAGTGACCTGAAATGGAAGGAGGTGAAGCGGGCGGCGCTGAGCGAGATGGTGGAGTACATCACGCACAACCGGAATGTCATCACAGAGCCCATCTACCCAGAGGTGGTGCACGTG TTTGCGGTGAACATGTTCCGAACGTTGCCTCCGTCGTCCAACCCCACAGGAGCAGAGTTCGACCCCGAGGAGGACGAGCCTACACTTGAGGCTGCATGGCCACATCTCCAG CTCGTCTACGAATTTTTCCTTCGGTTTTTAGAATCTCCTGACTTTCAACCGAACATAGCGAAGAAGTACATCGACCAGAAGTTTGTGATGCAG CTTTTAGACCTGTTTGACAGTGAAGACCCACGGGAGAGGGACTTCCTCAAAACAACTCTCCACAGGATATATGGGAAGTTCCTGGGACTACGGGCCTACATCAGAAAACACATCAATAATATATTTTATAG GTTTATCTATGAGACTGAGCACCATAATGGAATAGCAGAATTACTGGAGATACTTGGAAG TATAATCAATGGGTTTGCCTTACCACTAAAAGAGGAGCACAAGATATTCCTTTTAAAGGTCCTGTTGCCTTTGCACAAAGTCAAATCACTTAGTGTCTACCATCCGCAG TTGGCATACTGTGTGGTGCAGTTTCTAGAGAAGGACAGCACTCTCACTGAACCA GTGGTCATGGCCCTTCTGAAATACTGGCCCAAGACTCACTCCCCCAAAGAGGTGATGTTCCTTAACGAGCTGGAGGAGATTCTAGACGTCATCGAGCCATCCGAGTTCGTCAAGGTCATGGAGCCACTGTTCAGGCAGCTGGCCAAGTGTGTGTCCAGCCCACACTTCCAG GTAGCAGAGAGAGCTCTGTACTACTGGAACAACGAGTACATCATGAGTCTGATCAGCGACAACGCAGCCAAGATCCTGCCCATCATGTTCCCGGCGCTCTACCGCAACTCCAAGACCCACTGGAACAA gACCATCCATGGCCTCATCTACAACGCTCTCAAGCTCTTCATGGAGATGAACCAGAAGTTGTTTGATGACTGCACACAGCAGTTCAGAGCAGAGAAAAACAA AGAGAAGGCCAAGTCAAAAGACCGGGAAGAGGCTTGGATAAAGATTGAGAACCTTGCCAAATCCAacccacaggtgtgtgtgtgt TCTCTTATCCGTGTTGATTCCACTGGCCTCAACAGTCCAGTAGCAATGGCGTCTGATGGTCCATTAACCTATGAAGAAGTTCACAGGTTAAAAAAGACTAACGGAAGAAGTCGCCCAG ACCAGAGGAAAGACCGGCCTATGATGCGGCGTAAGTCTGATCTCCCTCAGGACATCTACACCGCAAAAGCCTTGGAGACCCGTCGCCGAGCCGACGTCATGATCACTACCCGCGATGGGCTCTag